In one window of Cydia fagiglandana chromosome 1, ilCydFagi1.1, whole genome shotgun sequence DNA:
- the LOC134680229 gene encoding fibrous sheath CABYR-binding protein-like, giving the protein MFYPENSLKKGGRFHLCWVADSWPVCFASITQRQLWSQDIRKICDDLLQVMTNESGRPSHRFSLRLSSQLMRGLVRLYQKKVNSMITELCMLNARIMKNSHKKYNMHDEAEEVQRHMVPMLELPAPVREPVPEPEERVEEMIRQSGNVVPNIEAITLKEAAIPDFQPPPNDGFGEENPNQALQLLVQDRTLEQMLGAPGAHGALDASAPALAARAEPDHDHSGLHLDKTMERMSDHETTLFRKSTAQDLLPEEFDKGMLCKVELMPPTPEPEPVAAPAPAAPTAPAAELPAAAQPAPQEPEIVTLETLEEGEPHAKRRRKHKLIIDKNHQLSKKFLRARIENIHVDLRCEVGSHSEFSEDIVDLRVPAELLLHRPARAPCRVARALLRLFSRNLGLAAAAHKDQREMELALASRARRASVPVLEPIPEEPPQVQEPQVQEQVLEPQIPEPQLPVEEQTVLNQSTAVPDLSAIDVEKDIADLPTQKLAAATQKRASREDLNTSRTKKSRCGYTSFRESQSQNLRVEPEIVEKENIPENWQTIPSRREEQLIIPDIEIQRPSDPERVLTSLLQEAGLADVPQPPQEQPQEASRAEAEEEPPRKSRRRGSESSETMLGSLDRTKVSLGDSDQTTDSKRFIRDQWGTEGTMVKILKMVKAEIQPLNMNSLMSYGPMVPGYKCIIAARCFTSILKLKQHGFIEVRKDPDTLEILDIFLGPKFNIF; this is encoded by the exons atgttttatccGGAAAATTCACTGAAAAAAGGGGGCAGATTTCATTTATGTTGGGTGGCGGATTCCTGGCCTGTTTGTTTTGCTTCGATAACCCAACGCCAACTATGGTCTCAAGATATAAGAAAAATTTG cGATGACTTATTACAAGTTATGACTAATGAGTCTGGTCGCCCCTCACACCGATTTTCGCTCCGTCTCAGCTCTCAACTCATGCGGGGACTAGTCCGGCTGTATCAGAAGAAAGTCAACAGCATGATAA CTGAGTTATGCATGCTTAATGCAAGAATTATGAAGAATTcacataaaaa ATACAACATGCATGATGAAGCAGAAGAAGTACAGAGACATATGGTGCCGATGTTGGAACTGCCAGCTCCTGTGAGGGAACCTGTCCCGGAGCCAGAGGAAAGGGTTGAGGAAATGATACGG CAAAGTGGTAATGTCGTGCCCAACATTGAAGCCATCACACTGAAAGAAGCCGCCATTCCCGACTTCCAACCTCCACcgaat GACGGCTTCGGCGAGGAGAACCCCAACCAGGCCCTGCAGCTGCTGGTCCAGGACCGCACGCTGGAGCAGATGCTGGGCGCGCCGGGTGCGCACGGCGCGCTCGACGCCAGCGCGCCCGCGCTCGCCGCCCGCGCCGAGCCCGACCACGACCACTCCGGGCTCCACCTGGACAAGACCATGGAACGCATGTCCGACCATGAGACCACTTTATTCAGAAAAT CTACAGCGCAGGATCTATTGCCTGAGGAATTTGATAAAGGTATGCTATGCAAGGTGGAGCTAAT GCCCCCGACGCCCGAGCCGGAGCCGGTGGCAGCGCCTGCGCCGGCCGCACCGACCGCGCCGGCCGCGGAGCTTCCGGCGGCCGCGCAGCCCGCGCCGCAAGAGCCGGAGATCGTCACATTAGAG ACGCTGGAAGAGGGCGAGCCGCATGCCAAGCGCCGCAGGAAGCACAAGCTTATCATAGACAAGAACCATCAGCTCTCCAAGAAGTTCCTTCGCGCGAGAATCGAgaacatccatgtcgacttgcGCTGTGAGGTGGGTAGTCAttca GAGTTTTCTGAAGACATCGTGGACCTGCGCGTGCCGGCGGAGCTGCTGCTGCACcggcccgcgcgcgcgccgtgcCGCGTGGCGCGCGCGCTGCTGCGACTGTTCTCCCGGAACCTGGGCCTGGCCGCGGCCGCACACAAAGACCAGAGGGAAATGGAG CTCGCTCTTGCTTCGCGCGCTCGACGCGCCTCCGTCCCAGTCCTCGAGCCCATCCCCGAAGAACCACCGCAAGTGCAAGAACCGCAGGTGCAGGAGCAAGTGCTTGAACCACAAATACCGGAGCCCCAACTGCCGGTAGAGGAGCAGACCGTTCTGAACCAGTCCACTGCGGTGCCAGACCTTAGTGCTATAGATGTGGAGAAGGACATTGCCGACTTGCCGACGCAGAAGCTGGCGGCTGCGACTCAGAAGAGGGCCTCGCGGGAGGATCTAAATACGAGTCGA ACAAAAAAGTCGAGATGCGGATACACATCCTTCAGAGAGAGTCAATCTCAAAACCTACGGGTCGAGCCAGAAATCG TTGAAAAAGAGAACATCCCGGAAAACTGGCAGACAATACCGTCACGTCGTGAAGAACAGCTGATCATACCAGACATAGAGATACAACGACCGTCGGATCCGGAACGAGTCCTGACTTCATTGTTGCAAGAGGCGGGTCTGGCCGATGTGCCGCAGCCCCCGCAGGAGCAGCCGCAGGAGGCGAGCAGGGCGGAGGCGGAGGAGGAGCCGCCTCGCAAGAGCCGCCGCCGCGGCAGCGAGAGCTCGGAGACCATGCTGGGCAGTCTCGACCGCACCAAGGTGTCCCTCGGCGACTCCGACCAGACTACTGACTCTAAGAGATTTATTCG TGATCAATGGGGCACGGAGGGCACGATGGTGAAGATTTTGAAGATGGTTAAAGCAGAGATCCAGCCTCTAAACATGAACTCGCTCATGTCATACGGGCCTATGGTTCCAGGCTACAAGTGTATTATCGCAGCTCGATGTTTCACTTCAATACTGA
- the LOC134664511 gene encoding leucine-rich PPR motif-containing protein, mitochondrial, translating into MSSLLRSTKFVRYFTGAARTLILNSAKTAESNLLVNPIALCSANNVFMRDYATSKKAESLEPLLQKLDSEARRFGRITKKDIDEVFDEIRAKNDITSSQSLLVIRCCGELVPEELPEQRTLLVQKIWSVLTERGIPMDISHYNALLRVYIENEHPFSPAQFLEELERKGLQPNRVTYQRLMWRYCQEGDVEGATKVLEKMRELSMPVSEPVLNALVMGHAFHGDTDGAKAVLETMAGAGLQPTNRTYTLLACGYAKQGDIAGVESVIKTATDKDAYLTDKDILDIIEHLATGGYSDKMESLFQHLQKGMGYNQDVCNVILRLLNKGQLDAAKKIMKTMPKTTNNDDTPFKGAFFIKQLLRVKKSPEDIIKACQELKEEGLVPNSIYIATESALQQGHVELSQSLFKELEKEGYEIRQHYYWPLLAQKGREGDEEGLLQLIRDMVKGGNIPSGEALRDYVIPHLIKKDTPLNIILKLQIANVPVAHAARNLMIELLQAGKLKQAAEVALKYRPRGQYSLITRPLIIALSKTKDINAFSTILHVICSSQGQVTQTDDDTHDDGQQEIEVGRIVLSALKNLGNVDAAKQLLQAIHAKGLRISSESADAIQQYLGKNLTVELSELLSQLTSPDLEIAPLEAQRGYNNEPRSSAHLEKLLAQGKPDSEKRLQRQLISAYIKENNVEKLNKLLADLKTSNFELSNLVLSQLFEFYCVNDDIEKAKRIHSEMLQKDPEFVLNKFKLVQMSYALVRAGKVEEAIQFLKDNRQEPESDKGSFMLNSKCWQMLNSLAEKKEDAKVIEMTTVLLENNYIEPSNVIFGPSIKVFLLKGDIEAALKQFEGCCKQYRCTPWKGELMKVLIAKEDASRLQWLADLSTQIHGEVNVLHDLVLAFVECGRLRQARRILETPGLQARHQRLNDACERYVEEGKSEYLEGLLEATKQLSHIDRSNIFYHLLVTYCKADETDKALGLWTILQEEGEIPSDQFLAYLGKHLKAKKRPVPFIVPEEQGTNKQVKREQQKPKKVQTKPDQPKLLKQDVTAKIENLVHDGKITEALDYAVKTLDEGTIAKPNILKFLLKKLAEQGEVEKIQELGKRLTEPMKRNVTYDDKLTLAIFTTGAGPQHIDSLYDAVSNAKSDEELAKALVKFPRSNALASVIQDDVFVEKCRKVAELAASRGQHMPANLLWMEYVLAGKDQQADSLWEKCLNSVQSVVFRRLLQESHVRKQPELIEKLIAAMQKNKNISIGSHANAYSRLINLHLLENKVDEAQAVLEKAVKLGVPIDQFNKNSLSKLKDAIEATGQSFKYAV; encoded by the exons ATGTCGTCGCTTTTACGTTCCACTAAATTTGTGCGATACTTCACGGGTGCGGCAAGAACGCTGATATTGAACTCGGCTAAGACTGCCGAATCTAATTTATTGGTCAATCCTATTGCACTGTGTTCCGCTAACAA tgtaTTTATGCGCGATTATgccacttccaaaaaagcagAAAGTCTTGAACCTTTGCTACAAAAATTGGATTCAGAAGCAAGAAGATTTGGCCGCATTACCAAGAAAGACATTGACGAGGTGTTTGATGAGATCAGAGCAAAGAATGACATCACTAGTTCCCAGTCGTTGCTTGTAATACGGTGTTGTG GTGAACTTGTACCAGAAGAATTACCAGAACAAAGGACACTCTTAGTCCAAAAGATATGGAGTGTACTTACAGAACGGGGTATCCCTATGGACATTTCTCACTACAATGCTCTACTGAGGGTCTACATAGAAAATGAGCACCCGTTTTCACCAGCCCAGTTCCTTGAAGAATTGGAGAGGAAAGGACTGCAGCCTAACAG GGTGACTTACCAAAGGCTTATGTGGCGTTATTGTCAAGAAGGAGATGTCGAGGGTGCAACAAAGGTTTTAGAAAAAATGAGAGAGCTTAGCATGCCAGTGTCAGAACCAGTTCTAAACGCCCTGGTCATGGGCCATGCATTCCACGGAGACACAGATGGTGCCAAGGCTGTGCTTGAGACAATGGCTGGAGCAGGCCTGCAGCCAACTAACCGCACCTATACTCTTCTTGCCTGTGGGTATGCTAAGCAAGGAGATATTGCAGGTGTTGAAAGTGTCATCAAAACTGCGACTGACAAGGATGCTTACTTGACTGATAAG GATATTTTGGATATCATTGAACATCTAGCAACTGGAGGTTACAGTGACAAAATGGAAAGTCTTTTCCAACATCTTCAGAAGGGCATGGGCTACAATCAAGACGTATGCAATGTTATCCTACGGTTGCTCAACAAAGGGCAACTGGATGCGGCCAAAAAGATCATGAAGACCATGCCAAAGACTACCAACAATGATGACACGCCGTTCAAAGGGGCATTCTTTATCAAACAGCTTTTAAGAGTTAAAAAGTCGCCTGAGGACATAATCAAGGCTTGCCAGGAACTTAAGGAAGAAGGACTAGTTCCTAATTCCATCTATATAGCTACTGAGTCAGCATTACAACAGGGACACGTTGAACTGTCTCAAAGTTTGTTCAAAGAGCTCGAAAAGGAAGGATATGAAATTCGCCAGCACTATTACTGGCCACTGCTCGCACAGAAAGGTCGCGAGGGTGATGAGGAAGGCCTTTTGCAACTCATCCGTGACATGGTGAAAGGAGGTAACATTCCCAGTGGAGAGGCTTTGAGGGACTATGTCATACCACACCTGATAAAAAAAGACACCCCTCTGAACATAATATTAAAACTCCAAATTGCGAATGTGCCAGTTGCACATGCCGCAAGAAACCTTATGATCGAGCTCTTACAAGCCGGCAAACTTAAACAAGCGGCCGAGGTTGCATTAAAATATAGACCTAGAGGTCAATACTCTTTGATCACGAGACCGCTAATCATTGCACTGAGCAAAACTAAAGATATTAACGCATTTTCGACTATTTTGCACGTTATTTGCAGCTCACAAGGTCAAGTAACACAAACTGACGATGATACCCATGATGACGGTCAACAAGAGATTGAGGTCGGTCGAATTGTTCTATCGGCTTTGAAAAACTTAGGCAATGTTGACGCAGCTAAACAGCTACTGCAAGCTATTCATGCAAAAGGTTTAAGAATTAGCTCTGAATCTGCAGATGCCATTCAACAGTATCTAGGAAAGAACTTGACAGTGGAACTTTCGGAATTACTGTCTCAACTTACGTCGCCTGATCTTGAAATTGCGCCATTAGAAGCGCAGAGAGGTTATAACAACGAACCGCGAAGTTCAGCTCATTTGGAAAAACTGCTGGCTCAAGGCAAGCCTGACAGTGAAAAGCGCCTACAGAGACAACTCATTTCAGCTTACATTAAAGAGAACAATGTTGAAAAGCTTAACAAACTGTTGGCCGACTTGAAAACTTCAAATTTTGAACTATCTAACTTGGTTCTTTCCCAGTTGTTCGAATTTTATTGTGTGAATGATGATATAGAGAAGGCTAAGCGAATCCATTCCGAAATGCTACAAAAAGATCCTGAATTTGTGTTGAATAAGTTTAAGCTTGTTCAGATGTCATATGCTTTAGTGAGAGCAGGTAAAGTGGAAGAAGCGATCCAGTTTCTGAAGGACAATAGACAGGAGCCAGAGTCGGATAAAGGAAGTTTCATGCTCAACTCCAAATGCTGGCAAATGCTAAATAGCTTAGCTGAAAAGAAAGAAGATGCTAAA GTAATAGAAATGACAACGGTACTCCTAGAGAACAACTACATTGAGCCATCCAACGTGATCTTCGGGCCCAGCATCAAAGTGTTCTTACTGAAAGGCGACATTGAGGCCGCGCTGAAGCAGTTCGAGGGCTGTTGCAAGCAGTACAGGTGCACGCCGTGGAAGGGAGAGCTGATGAAGGTGCTCATCGCCAAGGAAGACGCCAGCAGGCTGCAGTGGTTGGCGGATCTCAGCACCCAG ATCCACGGCGAAGTGAACGTGCTCCACGACCTGGTGCTCGCGTTTGTTGAGTGCGGCCGCCTGCGCCAGGCGCGCCGCATCCTCGAGACGCCGGGGCTGCAGGCGCGCCACCAGCGGCTCAACGACGCCTGCGAGAGATACGTCGAG GAAGGCAAATCCGAATATCTCGAGGGCCTGCTCGAGGCTACCAAACAACTGTCGCACATCGATCGCTCCAACATTTTCTACCACCTCCTCGTCACCTACTGCAAAGCCGACGAGACTGACAAAGCTCTCGGCCTCTGGACTATCCTGCAGGAAGAAGGCGAAATCCCGAGCGACCAATTCCTCGCTTACCTTGGCAAACACCTGAAAGCAAAGAAAAGGCCAGTACCATTCATCGTTCCTGAAGAACAGGGCACAAACAAGCAAGTGAAAAGAGAACAGCAGAAACCTAAAAAAGTACAGACGAAACCAGATCAACCAAAACTTTTGAAGCAAGATGTAACAGCTAAGATTGAGAATTTGGTTCACGACGGAAAAATTACCGAAGCACTGGACTACGCCGTTAAGACATTAGACGAAGGGACGATAGCAAAGCCTAACATACTGAAGTTTCTGCTGAAGAAACTCGCTGAGCAAGGAGAAGTCGAAAAGATACAAGAGCTAGGCAAGCGCCTGACGGAGCCCATGAAACGTAATGTCACCTACGACGATAAACTAACCCTGGCCATATTCACGACGGGCGCGGGCCCGCAGCACATCGACAGTCTTTACGACGCCGTCAGCAACGCCAAGTCCGACGAAGAGTTAGCAAAAGCCCTGGTGAAGTTCCCGCGAAGCAATGCTCTTGCTTCGGTCATACAAGATGATGTTTTCGTTGAAAAGT gTCGCAAAGTAGCCGAACTAGCAGCTTCCAGAGGACAACACATGCCAGCAAATCTCCTCTGGATGGAGTATGTACTAGCAGGAAAAGACCAGCAAGCTGACTCTCTCTGGGAAAAATGCTTGAACAGTGTCCAGAGCGTAGTCTTCAGACGACTGCTGCAGGAGAGCCACGTCAGGAAACAACCAGAGTTAATAGAAAAACTTATAGCGGCGATGcagaaaaacaaaaacatatcGATAGGGTCGCACGCCAATGCATACTCTAGACTAATCAATTTGCATTTACTTGAAAATAAAGTCGATGAAGCGCAAGCTGTTTTAGAAAAAGCAGTGAAACTTGGCGTACCCATCGATCAATTTAACAAAAATTCTCTAAGTAAGTTGAAAGACGCCATAGAAGCTACAGGACAAAGTTTCAAATATGCTGTTTAG
- the LOC134664520 gene encoding malate dehydrogenase, cytoplasmic isoform X2, which yields MAAPIKVVVTGAAGQIAYSLLYQIASGAVFGPEQPVYLHLLDIAPMMGVLEGVVMELADCALPLLVGVLPTASPEEAFKDVAAAFLVGAMPRKEGMERKDLLSANVRIFKEQGQAIDKVARKDIKVLVVGNPANTNAFICSKYAPSIPKENFTAMTRLDQNRAQSQLAAKLGVPVKDVKNVVIWGNHSSTQFPDAANAVVTVGGAQKPVPAVLNDNEYLTNTFVSTVQKRGAAVIAARKMSSALSAAKAASDHMRDWFLGTGDRWVSMGVVSDGSYGTPKDVVFSFPVTVNNGKWKIVEGLTISDFARKMLDNTGKELAEEKQDALDVCKD from the exons ATg GCTGCACCGATCAAGGTTGTCGTTACCGGAGCGGCGGGTCAAATCGCCTACTCCTTGCTGTACCAAATCGCGTCTGGGGCAGTATTTGGCCCTGAGCAGCCTGTCTACCTCCACCTTCTAGATATCGCCCCAATGATGGGCGTCTTGGAAGGTGTGGTAATGGAACTGGCTGACTGTGCACTACCTCTTCTTGTTGGCGTCCTACCCACAGCTAGCCCCGAGGAGGCATTTAAGGATGTTGCTGCCGCCTTCCTTGTTGGTGCTATGCCCAGGAAAGAAGGCATGGAAAGAAAAGATCTTCTCTCTGCCAATGTTCGCATTTTCAAAGAGCAGGGACAGGCCATTGATAAAGTTGCCCGCAAAGACATCAAAGTCCTTGTTGTTGGCAATCCTGCCAACACTAATGCCTTCATCTGCTCTAAATATGCTCCTTCTATTCCCAAGGAAAACTTCACAGCAATGACTCGTCTGGATCAAAACCGTGCCCAGTCACAATTGGCAGCTAAACTTGGAGTACCAGTGAAGGATGTGAAGAATGTTGTCATCTGGGGTAACCACTCTTCCACTCAGTTCCCTGATGCCGCTAATGCTGTGGTGACTGTTGGAGGTGCCCAGAAACCAGTCCCAGCTGTCTTAAATGATAATGAATACCTAACAAACACCTTCGTGTCCACTGTACAAAAACGAGGCGCTGCTGTCATTGCTGCAAGGAAAATGTCTTCTGCCTTGTCTGCAGCTAAGGCTGCTTCTGATCATATGAGGGATTGGTTCCTTGGCACAGGTGACCGCTGGGTGAGTATGGGTGTTGTGTCTGATGGATCTTATGGCACACCCAAGGATGTTGTCTTCTCATTCCCCGTCACCGTTAACAATGGTAAATGGAAGATTGTTGAGGGTCTCACTATCTCTGACTTTGCCCGCAAAATGTTGGACAACACAGGCAAAGAGCTGGCTGAGGAGAAACAGGATGCACTGGATGTGTGCAAAGATTGA
- the LOC134664520 gene encoding malate dehydrogenase, cytoplasmic isoform X1, which produces MACCWGSKTEDFLETTIIEPKPVAMAAPIKVVVTGAAGQIAYSLLYQIASGAVFGPEQPVYLHLLDIAPMMGVLEGVVMELADCALPLLVGVLPTASPEEAFKDVAAAFLVGAMPRKEGMERKDLLSANVRIFKEQGQAIDKVARKDIKVLVVGNPANTNAFICSKYAPSIPKENFTAMTRLDQNRAQSQLAAKLGVPVKDVKNVVIWGNHSSTQFPDAANAVVTVGGAQKPVPAVLNDNEYLTNTFVSTVQKRGAAVIAARKMSSALSAAKAASDHMRDWFLGTGDRWVSMGVVSDGSYGTPKDVVFSFPVTVNNGKWKIVEGLTISDFARKMLDNTGKELAEEKQDALDVCKD; this is translated from the exons ATGGCGTGTTGTTGGGGATCGAAAACTGAAGACTTTTTAGAAACCACTATAATAGAACCGAAACCGGTTGCCATG GCTGCACCGATCAAGGTTGTCGTTACCGGAGCGGCGGGTCAAATCGCCTACTCCTTGCTGTACCAAATCGCGTCTGGGGCAGTATTTGGCCCTGAGCAGCCTGTCTACCTCCACCTTCTAGATATCGCCCCAATGATGGGCGTCTTGGAAGGTGTGGTAATGGAACTGGCTGACTGTGCACTACCTCTTCTTGTTGGCGTCCTACCCACAGCTAGCCCCGAGGAGGCATTTAAGGATGTTGCTGCCGCCTTCCTTGTTGGTGCTATGCCCAGGAAAGAAGGCATGGAAAGAAAAGATCTTCTCTCTGCCAATGTTCGCATTTTCAAAGAGCAGGGACAGGCCATTGATAAAGTTGCCCGCAAAGACATCAAAGTCCTTGTTGTTGGCAATCCTGCCAACACTAATGCCTTCATCTGCTCTAAATATGCTCCTTCTATTCCCAAGGAAAACTTCACAGCAATGACTCGTCTGGATCAAAACCGTGCCCAGTCACAATTGGCAGCTAAACTTGGAGTACCAGTGAAGGATGTGAAGAATGTTGTCATCTGGGGTAACCACTCTTCCACTCAGTTCCCTGATGCCGCTAATGCTGTGGTGACTGTTGGAGGTGCCCAGAAACCAGTCCCAGCTGTCTTAAATGATAATGAATACCTAACAAACACCTTCGTGTCCACTGTACAAAAACGAGGCGCTGCTGTCATTGCTGCAAGGAAAATGTCTTCTGCCTTGTCTGCAGCTAAGGCTGCTTCTGATCATATGAGGGATTGGTTCCTTGGCACAGGTGACCGCTGGGTGAGTATGGGTGTTGTGTCTGATGGATCTTATGGCACACCCAAGGATGTTGTCTTCTCATTCCCCGTCACCGTTAACAATGGTAAATGGAAGATTGTTGAGGGTCTCACTATCTCTGACTTTGCCCGCAAAATGTTGGACAACACAGGCAAAGAGCTGGCTGAGGAGAAACAGGATGCACTGGATGTGTGCAAAGATTGA